The following proteins come from a genomic window of Campylobacteraceae bacterium:
- a CDS encoding DUF3393 domain-containing protein, producing the protein MKKVLVLLLPLFLFSQSFEDFKKEENISYSAYKKDFYTYKEAFLEAHKEYINEIKTFWPQKELSTKNKWVQYSKNYQEKKVVDFENQVIHLNVIAKSSKEAREKLSQALSDLLKEDVKSAYKNDQLEQNISKKLKKKLKIQSKEKIIADVLNKSTIKKYKKYIQVRPLEKTIYNNNTIYSLNLKLPSKALINKALIHKNTISADAKKMQLPKELVYAIIHSESAFNPMARSHIPAYGLMQIVPKSAGIDSYNFLYGEKKLLSSSYLYNSKNNIKIGTAYLHILFYKYLKGIKNKEARLYCAIAAYNTGAGNVARAFYKTNNIKKAIEIINKMQAKEVYKQLMKNLPYKETKKYLYKVNQKRFVYNKLIQDNIL; encoded by the coding sequence ATGAAAAAAGTCCTTGTTTTATTATTACCCCTTTTTTTATTCTCTCAAAGTTTTGAAGATTTTAAAAAAGAAGAAAATATTTCATACTCTGCTTATAAAAAAGACTTTTATACTTACAAAGAAGCCTTTTTAGAAGCACATAAAGAGTATATAAATGAAATTAAAACATTCTGGCCACAAAAAGAATTATCCACAAAAAACAAATGGGTACAATATTCCAAAAACTATCAAGAAAAAAAAGTTGTTGATTTTGAAAATCAAGTTATTCATTTAAATGTTATTGCAAAATCTTCTAAAGAAGCAAGAGAAAAACTTTCACAAGCTTTAAGTGATTTATTAAAAGAAGATGTAAAAAGTGCTTATAAAAACGATCAATTAGAACAAAATATTTCAAAAAAACTAAAGAAAAAACTAAAAATACAATCAAAAGAAAAAATAATAGCAGATGTGCTTAATAAAAGTACTATCAAAAAATATAAAAAATATATTCAAGTCCGTCCCTTAGAAAAAACTATCTATAACAATAACACTATTTATAGCCTTAATTTAAAACTTCCTTCAAAAGCTTTAATAAATAAAGCATTAATACATAAAAATACAATTTCAGCAGATGCAAAAAAAATGCAGCTTCCAAAAGAACTGGTTTATGCCATTATCCATTCAGAGAGTGCTTTTAATCCAATGGCAAGATCTCATATTCCTGCTTATGGTTTAATGCAAATTGTTCCTAAGTCAGCGGGAATTGATTCTTATAATTTTTTGTATGGCGAAAAAAAACTTTTATCTTCAAGTTATTTATATAATTCCAAAAATAACATCAAAATAGGTACAGCTTATTTACATATTTTATTTTACAAATATTTAAAAGGTATAAAAAATAAAGAAGCGCGTTTATACTGTGCCATTGCGGCATATAATACAGGCGCAGGTAATGTGGCCAGAGCTTTTTACAAAACAAACAATATTAAAAAAGCAATAGAAATTATTAATAAAATGCAAGCAAAGGAAGTATATAAACAACTTATGAAAAATTTGCCGTATAAAGAAACAAAAAAATATTTATACAAGGTAAATCAAAAACGTTTTGTTTATAATAAATTAATACAAGACAATATTTTATGA
- a CDS encoding glutathione peroxidase: protein MNIYDFNVKNIKNEDVSMSIYKDKVLLIVNVASKCGFTPQYEGLEKLHELYSEKDFAVLAFPSNQFSKQEPGTNEEIQEFCTLNYSVAFDMFAKVDVNGENTIPLYQFLKKEAKGLLSTEGIKWNFTKFLVDKNGKVCERYGSAKKPMDIEKDILKLLK, encoded by the coding sequence ATGAATATTTATGATTTTAATGTAAAAAATATAAAGAATGAAGATGTTTCAATGAGTATATACAAAGATAAAGTACTACTTATTGTGAATGTTGCTAGTAAATGTGGTTTTACTCCACAATATGAAGGTTTAGAAAAGTTACATGAATTATACAGTGAGAAAGATTTTGCAGTACTTGCTTTCCCTTCAAACCAATTCTCAAAACAAGAACCGGGAACTAATGAAGAAATACAAGAATTTTGTACCTTGAATTATTCTGTTGCGTTTGATATGTTTGCAAAAGTTGATGTGAATGGTGAAAATACTATTCCTTTATATCAGTTCTTAAAGAAAGAAGCAAAAGGCCTACTTTCAACTGAAGGTATTAAATGGAATTTCACAAAATTCTTAGTAGATAAAAATGGAAAAGTTTGCGAAAGATATGGTTCAGCTAAAAAACCAATGGATATAGAAAAAGACATATTAAAATTATTAAAATAA
- a CDS encoding sel1 repeat family protein — MKYLLYILLFSISLISEPNNTFNQIQKEYNEAVSQALYSLKIDKYLVLADKGNSLAQYDLGVIYEEGHYPVNINLKKAVKYYQAAAKDNHIPALVKIAYFYQKGIILNKNTKKAIELYSKAAKANNAQAQYKLASMYAREEGLIKDIDIILSLYTESANQGYLSSIIALGLYYELGIDVKKDYGKALYWFSKVKDIPTIPQRILNICDKKSELCKQ, encoded by the coding sequence ATGAAATATTTACTCTATATACTACTGTTTTCTATCTCCTTAATATCAGAACCCAACAATACTTTTAATCAAATACAAAAAGAATACAATGAAGCCGTAAGCCAAGCACTTTATTCCCTTAAGATTGACAAATACCTTGTACTTGCAGATAAAGGGAATAGCCTTGCACAGTATGATTTAGGAGTTATTTATGAAGAAGGGCATTACCCTGTTAATATAAATTTAAAAAAAGCTGTTAAGTATTATCAAGCAGCTGCTAAAGACAATCATATCCCTGCACTTGTGAAAATTGCCTATTTTTATCAAAAAGGTATCATTCTTAATAAAAATACTAAAAAAGCCATAGAGCTGTATTCTAAAGCAGCTAAAGCTAACAATGCTCAAGCGCAATATAAACTAGCAAGTATGTATGCAAGAGAAGAAGGTTTAATAAAAGATATTGATATTATTCTGTCTTTATATACCGAATCTGCAAATCAAGGATATTTATCTTCTATTATTGCGTTAGGACTTTATTATGAACTGGGTATTGATGTGAAAAAAGATTATGGAAAAGCTCTGTATTGGTTTTCAAAAGTAAAAGATATACCTACAATACCTCAAAGAATTTTAAATATTTGTGATAAAAAAAGTGAATTGTGTAAACAATAG
- a CDS encoding GreA/GreB family elongation factor has translation MNLISEEGYLTFVEEFNDLHKVQKPHWVKEKEIAAAFGDRSENAEYIGAKEMLRNIDKRLRFLEKIINSSKVIEINKLDHSRVNFGSCVTLLNLHTNKTSTYSILGTYEANPSSLIISNVSPLGKCLLNKKKGEEFEFIINSCVYEYEILEVSLHISK, from the coding sequence ATGAATTTAATCAGTGAAGAAGGTTATTTGACTTTTGTAGAAGAGTTTAATGATTTACATAAGGTTCAAAAACCCCATTGGGTCAAAGAAAAAGAAATTGCAGCTGCTTTTGGGGATAGAAGTGAAAATGCAGAATATATAGGCGCAAAAGAAATGTTACGTAATATTGATAAACGCTTGCGATTTTTAGAGAAGATTATTAACAGCTCAAAAGTAATTGAAATTAATAAACTAGATCATTCACGTGTTAATTTTGGCTCTTGTGTGACACTTTTGAATTTGCATACAAATAAAACTTCTACTTATTCTATCTTAGGTACCTATGAAGCTAATCCATCTTCTTTGATTATTTCAAATGTTTCTCCTCTTGGAAAATGCTTGTTAAACAAAAAAAAAGGCGAAGAGTTTGAGTTTATAATCAATTCTTGTGTCTATGAATATGAAATTTTAGAAGTTTCTTTGCATATTAGTAAATAA
- a CDS encoding PhnA domain-containing protein: MSFEQDLLNRSNNTCELCKSSIDLNVFEVEPCDGSMEQTAIVCKVCKEQIEDNSKMQANHFRCLNDAMWSEVPAVQVLSFRILSQIAAEGWPQELLDMMYLEDDIKEWALKGLSKEEDIEVLTKDSNGVILQAGDTVSIIKDLEVKGAGFTAKRGTAVRNISLTSNPLQIEGRVNGTKIVLLTCFLKKQ; the protein is encoded by the coding sequence ATGTCTTTTGAACAAGATTTATTAAACAGAAGTAACAATACTTGCGAATTATGTAAGTCAAGTATTGATCTTAATGTCTTCGAGGTTGAACCTTGTGATGGAAGTATGGAGCAAACAGCAATAGTATGTAAGGTTTGTAAAGAACAAATTGAAGATAATTCTAAGATGCAAGCCAATCATTTTAGATGTTTGAATGATGCTATGTGGAGTGAAGTACCAGCGGTGCAAGTACTTTCTTTTAGAATTCTAAGTCAAATAGCAGCTGAAGGTTGGCCTCAAGAACTTTTGGACATGATGTACTTAGAAGATGATATTAAAGAATGGGCCTTAAAAGGTTTATCAAAAGAGGAAGATATTGAAGTTCTTACAAAAGACAGTAATGGCGTTATTTTACAAGCAGGAGATACCGTAAGCATTATTAAAGATCTAGAGGTAAAAGGAGCTGGTTTTACTGCTAAAAGAGGTACAGCAGTAAGGAATATCTCTTTAACATCTAATCCTTTACAAATTGAGGGACGAGTTAATGGAACAAAAATTGTTTTATTAACATGTTTTTTAAAGAAACAATAA
- a CDS encoding diguanylate cyclase → MSQNKLFTKILMLFLLPALGTFLFTSLMVYEKVKVFDQIKNMHTSLDYMKNVKDLMDSLQKERSISSIYLLSKKFKYNLNNQRLESNQNVENIKKFFTNNNRIKNSKKIEQQLEELYTLRNEIDRFSLKPYDAINRYIYINKLLLDSTISIKLEHASYLFNRTYLHLNNLLTIKEYAEIEITFMTMINEKKLDQIKIHNDLINAQAVQKIHLNEFLLRASKEDINKYKNLIEKPFSTQLEFIREEFKIVSFEDVIYVKNWWEIFRSRTFNLNEMYDFSLLNAKEELLAYEEKSNNKQQLSFLFLFLSIIMTIILLYLLKSITKKEEKSFNEVDTQHEVYKLLNKTNKILLKIKEEKVLFNGLCYMISKNKNMSFALICKGDKKIHANSSPLKDYVSKKINTPIIYNKSLIAKVFDSGEGIIIDTFEKTEASILASVARKYNLKSAAAFPIIKFGKVYAVLIIYSNKLSFFNNEIEILFDNMINDVSHTLEKIAYEDMRKKQEDELRIASYAFETNEPMLITNKSSHIIKANQAFCNVLGYSLQELVKQTPNMFKSNYHDSDFFKNIWNDLSLHGSWSGELYNYNKKHELLALRSTITAIKDSKGEVTHYLAQYLDISKEKEKEKALEFIATHDNLTKLPNRFLLMDRLKQALLKAGRIKNYACILFIDLDNFKETNDTMGHEIGDKLLILVANTLKRTLRKEDTVARIGGDEFIILAQNLSIDYEEAKAYSKALANKIKAALNDIKKIDQHTNIVTPSIGITLFNDNKQKANELIKQADKAMYQAKNSGKNTSSFYEQT, encoded by the coding sequence ATGTCACAAAATAAACTTTTTACAAAAATTCTGATGCTCTTTCTTCTTCCTGCTCTTGGTACATTTCTCTTTACCTCGCTTATGGTTTATGAAAAAGTTAAAGTCTTTGATCAAATCAAAAATATGCACACAAGCCTTGATTATATGAAGAATGTAAAAGACTTAATGGATTCTTTGCAAAAAGAACGAAGTATTAGTTCTATTTATTTACTTTCAAAAAAGTTCAAATACAATTTAAACAACCAGCGATTAGAAAGCAATCAAAATGTTGAAAATATAAAAAAATTTTTTACAAATAATAATAGAATAAAGAACAGTAAAAAAATCGAACAACAACTAGAAGAATTATATACCCTTAGAAATGAAATTGATCGTTTTTCACTTAAACCTTATGATGCAATTAATAGATACATTTACATCAATAAACTTTTATTAGATTCTACTATCTCAATAAAATTAGAACATGCTTCATACTTATTTAATAGAACATACTTACATCTCAATAATTTACTTACTATTAAAGAATATGCTGAAATAGAGATTACGTTTATGACTATGATTAATGAAAAAAAACTTGATCAGATTAAAATACATAACGATTTAATTAACGCACAAGCGGTTCAAAAGATACATTTAAATGAGTTTTTACTTCGTGCGAGTAAGGAAGATATTAATAAATATAAAAACCTTATTGAAAAACCTTTTTCCACACAATTAGAATTTATACGAGAAGAGTTTAAAATTGTTTCTTTTGAAGATGTGATTTATGTTAAAAACTGGTGGGAAATATTTAGAAGCAGAACATTTAACTTGAATGAAATGTACGATTTTTCTCTTCTTAACGCAAAAGAAGAATTATTAGCTTATGAAGAAAAATCAAATAATAAACAACAACTAAGCTTTTTATTTTTATTTTTATCAATAATCATGACTATTATTCTATTGTATTTATTAAAGAGTATTACAAAAAAAGAAGAAAAAAGTTTTAATGAAGTGGATACTCAACATGAAGTATATAAACTCCTTAATAAAACCAATAAAATCTTATTAAAAATAAAAGAAGAGAAGGTTTTATTTAACGGTTTATGTTATATGATTTCAAAAAATAAAAACATGAGTTTTGCACTGATTTGTAAAGGTGACAAAAAGATACATGCTAATTCAAGTCCCTTAAAAGACTATGTTAGTAAAAAAATCAATACACCCATCATTTATAATAAAAGTTTAATTGCAAAAGTATTTGACAGTGGAGAAGGTATTATTATTGATACTTTTGAGAAAACAGAAGCTTCTATTTTAGCGTCTGTTGCAAGAAAATACAATTTAAAATCTGCAGCAGCATTTCCTATCATAAAATTTGGAAAAGTTTATGCAGTACTTATTATTTATTCTAATAAACTTTCATTTTTTAATAATGAAATTGAGATACTGTTTGATAATATGATTAATGATGTTTCACATACCCTAGAAAAAATAGCCTATGAAGATATGAGAAAAAAACAAGAAGATGAATTACGTATTGCTTCTTATGCTTTTGAAACCAATGAACCAATGTTAATTACAAACAAAAGCTCTCATATTATAAAAGCGAATCAAGCTTTTTGTAATGTTTTAGGATATAGTTTACAAGAACTAGTAAAACAAACACCCAATATGTTTAAATCCAATTATCATGACAGTGATTTTTTCAAAAATATTTGGAATGATTTATCTCTTCACGGTTCTTGGTCAGGTGAGTTATACAATTATAATAAAAAACATGAGCTTCTAGCTTTACGCTCAACGATAACTGCGATTAAAGACAGTAAAGGTGAAGTGACACATTATCTTGCCCAATATTTAGATATATCAAAAGAAAAAGAAAAAGAAAAAGCACTGGAATTTATAGCCACCCATGACAACTTAACAAAACTTCCTAATAGATTTTTACTTATGGACAGATTAAAACAGGCGCTTTTAAAAGCAGGAAGAATCAAAAATTATGCTTGTATTTTATTTATTGACTTGGATAATTTCAAAGAAACCAATGATACCATGGGTCATGAAATTGGGGACAAACTTCTTATTTTAGTTGCAAATACGCTAAAAAGAACACTTAGAAAAGAAGATACCGTAGCAAGAATTGGAGGGGATGAATTTATTATCTTAGCTCAGAATTTATCAATTGATTATGAAGAAGCAAAAGCTTATTCAAAAGCACTTGCTAATAAAATTAAAGCTGCTCTAAATGATATAAAAAAGATTGATCAACACACGAATATAGTAACACCTAGTATTGGGATTACACTTTTTAACGATAATAAACAAAAAGCCAATGAACTTATAAAACAAGCAGATAAAGCAATGTATCAAGCAAAAAATTCAGGTAAAAACACTTCTTCTTTTTATGAGCAAACTTAA
- a CDS encoding HAMP domain-containing protein, with the protein MLKISLKTQLLSSILIVLLLSMGVLFYFSYNNFKEKVNNSQAHVYNQKIDNILFLIEQKYNILKKTGMEVAFKESFQEGTIKVLKEIFYKNELDSSLLPFVISDEKEYLLHGKYKQKNKKLYEKEKNYLTVLELKEGDITLMHNKKDIWIIFKHFKQWDWIIGFEVPTSLKYKELYAYRNEFLITLLIILVLISLSIITIVRYILKPIDSLSKVSKEIASGNLDTPIAIYGSIELSILAKNFIIMRDKIKTSIKELEHHNIILEDKVKYRTTELEKSYKELEQILENLNLTQEKLIESEKMASLGGLVAGVAHEINTPIGIGITAITHFIEMNKNIIKLYDKNEMSQEEFEDFLKTSKELAQMIFVNLNKTATLIKSFKQVSVDQISEDKRCFNLKEYINDTLLSISNITKKTEIDIRVEGNSDIMLNSYPGAFSQVISNLVINSIRHAYGIKDKGCILINIESKNKNLIINYKDDGKGIKKEHLSKIFNPFFTTNRESGGTGLGLNIIYNIINNNLKGKITCVSEEGKGVLFKIIIPLSL; encoded by the coding sequence ATGTTAAAAATTTCATTAAAAACACAACTTTTAAGCTCTATTCTTATTGTTTTATTGTTAAGCATGGGAGTATTATTTTATTTTTCTTATAATAATTTTAAAGAAAAAGTGAATAATTCTCAAGCCCATGTATACAATCAGAAAATAGATAATATACTTTTTTTAATTGAGCAAAAATACAATATTTTAAAAAAAACAGGAATGGAAGTTGCTTTCAAAGAAAGTTTCCAAGAAGGAACAATAAAAGTATTAAAAGAAATATTTTATAAAAATGAGCTTGATTCTTCTTTATTACCTTTTGTTATTAGTGATGAAAAAGAGTATCTCTTACATGGAAAATACAAACAAAAAAACAAAAAATTATATGAAAAAGAAAAAAATTATTTGACAGTATTAGAATTAAAAGAAGGGGATATTACTCTAATGCACAATAAAAAAGATATTTGGATAATTTTCAAGCATTTTAAACAATGGGACTGGATAATTGGCTTTGAAGTACCTACTTCTTTAAAATATAAAGAACTATATGCTTATAGGAATGAATTTTTAATTACTTTGCTTATTATTCTTGTCCTCATTTCTTTATCTATTATTACAATCGTACGATACATTCTTAAACCGATTGATTCTTTAAGTAAAGTTTCAAAAGAAATTGCTTCTGGAAATTTAGATACGCCTATTGCTATCTACGGAAGTATTGAGCTTAGTATTTTAGCAAAGAACTTTATAATAATGAGAGATAAAATAAAAACAAGTATTAAAGAATTGGAACATCACAATATTATACTTGAAGATAAAGTCAAATACAGAACGACTGAATTAGAAAAATCGTATAAAGAATTGGAACAAATATTAGAGAATCTCAACCTAACTCAAGAAAAATTAATTGAATCAGAAAAAATGGCCTCTTTAGGTGGGCTAGTTGCTGGAGTTGCTCATGAAATCAATACTCCTATTGGAATAGGAATTACAGCAATTACTCATTTTATTGAAATGAATAAAAATATAATCAAACTTTATGATAAAAATGAGATGAGTCAAGAAGAATTTGAAGATTTTTTAAAGACTTCCAAAGAACTTGCACAAATGATATTTGTTAATCTTAACAAAACAGCTACATTAATAAAAAGTTTTAAACAAGTATCTGTTGATCAAATCAGTGAAGATAAAAGGTGTTTTAATTTAAAAGAATATATAAATGATACCTTGTTAAGCATAAGCAATATAACGAAAAAAACTGAAATAGACATCAGAGTAGAGGGGAACAGTGATATCATGCTTAATAGTTATCCTGGCGCATTTTCACAGGTTATTTCAAACCTTGTTATTAATTCAATTCGTCATGCATATGGGATAAAAGATAAAGGATGTATTCTAATTAATATTGAAAGCAAAAATAAAAATTTAATTATTAATTATAAAGACGATGGTAAAGGCATTAAAAAAGAACATTTGTCAAAAATTTTTAATCCATTTTTTACAACCAATAGAGAAAGTGGAGGAACTGGGTTAGGACTTAATATTATTTACAATATTATTAATAATAATTTAAAAGGAAAAATAACTTGTGTTAGTGAAGAAGGGAAAGGCGTATTATTTAAAATTATCATTCCACTTTCTCTTTAA
- a CDS encoding ABC transporter substrate-binding protein: MKYILYILLIVFVPLNIYAKSETIKKVLYVNSYHSGYAWSDSITKAIEKTIRASEMKIDLKIIEMNTKLNYSEKFKIKAGLNVKHIIESFKPDVVIVSDDNAAKYVIVPYYLNSSLPFVFCGINGSAKIYNFSNKNVTGMLEVTLIPQLIEVIKKYSKGNRIVYFNDDTASSHKVVLTFEKKLKTKVKTYFITSKNELEKYFVMAQKEADILILGTFPKLRASITKKYLKQYILKHTIIPSVSTVKAGSEITLLTFANKPEEQGEWAANTALDILKGKRTSEIKIVQNKKAEIYINVTLMKKLKIVLPLALLENASIVE, from the coding sequence ATGAAATATATTTTGTATATTTTGCTAATCGTATTTGTACCTCTAAATATTTATGCAAAAAGTGAAACAATAAAAAAAGTATTGTATGTAAATTCTTATCACAGTGGTTATGCTTGGAGTGATAGTATTACTAAAGCTATTGAAAAAACAATAAGAGCATCAGAGATGAAAATTGACTTAAAAATAATAGAAATGAATACAAAATTAAATTATTCTGAAAAATTTAAAATAAAAGCAGGTTTAAACGTAAAACATATAATTGAGAGTTTTAAGCCTGATGTAGTCATTGTTTCAGATGACAATGCTGCTAAGTATGTGATTGTTCCTTATTATTTAAACAGTTCTTTGCCTTTTGTTTTTTGTGGAATTAATGGCAGTGCAAAGATATATAATTTTTCTAATAAAAATGTTACTGGCATGTTAGAAGTAACCTTAATTCCACAATTAATAGAGGTTATTAAAAAATACTCAAAAGGGAATCGTATTGTTTATTTTAATGATGATACTGCTTCTTCTCATAAAGTAGTTCTTACTTTTGAAAAAAAACTAAAAACTAAAGTGAAGACCTACTTTATTACTAGTAAAAATGAGCTTGAAAAATATTTTGTAATGGCTCAAAAAGAAGCAGATATTTTAATATTAGGAACGTTTCCAAAGCTTAGGGCTTCAATTACAAAAAAATATTTAAAACAATATATTTTAAAGCATACAATCATTCCTAGTGTTTCAACAGTAAAAGCTGGAAGTGAAATTACTTTGCTTACTTTTGCAAATAAACCAGAAGAGCAAGGAGAATGGGCTGCTAATACAGCCTTAGATATTTTAAAAGGTAAAAGAACTTCAGAGATAAAAATAGTTCAAAACAAAAAAGCAGAAATTTATATAAATGTAACGTTAATGAAAAAACTAAAAATTGTATTACCTCTTGCTTTATTAGAAAATGCAAGCATAGTTGAATAA